The Asticcacaulis excentricus genome has a segment encoding these proteins:
- a CDS encoding DUF6702 family protein, with protein MLSALALAVASPVLAHRGHHTLSVVEIAADGTVTVIHTLSAHDSEPELVELAPDAQPSVDDPDALKALEGHLRDAFTINGQRLDFFAYEAWGDDLQFTFKGKLDRVPKSVTVAYGLFPNSRKTGVGLVNVRINGVTKSLTFAKGDAPKTVGF; from the coding sequence TTGCTGAGCGCCCTCGCACTGGCCGTTGCCTCTCCTGTGCTGGCCCATCGCGGCCATCATACACTGAGTGTGGTGGAAATCGCGGCCGATGGCACCGTAACGGTGATCCATACCCTGTCGGCGCACGACAGCGAGCCGGAGCTGGTCGAACTGGCCCCCGACGCGCAACCCTCCGTGGACGATCCGGACGCCCTCAAGGCGCTGGAAGGCCACCTGCGCGACGCCTTTACGATCAATGGTCAGAGGCTCGACTTTTTTGCCTACGAAGCCTGGGGCGACGACCTGCAATTCACCTTCAAGGGCAAGCTGGACCGCGTGCCCAAAAGCGTGACGGTCGCCTATGGCCTGTTCCCGAACTCGCGCAAAACCGGCGTCGGGCTGGTCAATGTACGGATTAACGGCGTGACCAAGAGCCTGACCTTTGCCAAGGGCGATGCCCCGAAGACGGTGGGGTTTTAA
- a CDS encoding M1 family metallopeptidase gives MFKKLLLASCVLAFPAVTSVALADPVEQTKGRFEDKFRQLEGEEWPTPTDYRNAAGEPGYRYWQQKVDYRIKASLNEATRTLTATQTVTYKNNSPDTLRYLWLMLDQNNYKRDSIAQLADTVSPSKEISVGEVRRVKRMQVWEGGFNDLKVTAADSSALPFTLNDTLMRIDLAQPLKSGESLTFTVAWSVPLPETRVVGGRSGYECFTKPGEDGNCIFLGAQWFPRLAVYSDYEGWHNKAFIGSGEFTLEFGDYEVELTVPADHVVSATGELLNPGEVLTAAQQKRFTEAKTATAPVYVVTPDEAAAAEKGKATGTKTWKFKADNVRDFAFGSSRKFIWDAMGVKNADPAHPTVMAMSFFPKEARPLWDAYSTKSIAHTLNVYGKFAFAYPYPTAQSVNGPVGGMEYPMITFNGPRPVKDKKTGELTYTERAKYGLIGVVIHEIGHIWFPMTVNSDERQWTWMDEGINSFLQFQAEKEWDKDYPTRRGEPKSMVEYMLSENQVPIMTNSESIPQFGNNAYGKPAAALTILRETVLGREKFDFAFKEYSRRWQFKRPTPYDFFRTMEEASGTDLDWFWRGWFYSTDHVDIELADVKKARLNTRDPVVEKAWEKVQDDAQPDSLTAARNTGKTVVETDPATVDYYNTDDKWEPTVKEKKKYADLQKDIDPDLKEALAVKDNFYNFTFRNKGGLVMPVILKMDYTDGTSETVRIPAEVWRYNPAQVTWQHATLKTLKQAVIDPLWETADADVSNNAFPRKIDEQRFEVREGEDAPNRMKDDDLVVTPDSLKTQPKKADKK, from the coding sequence GTGTTTAAAAAGCTGCTGCTCGCTTCGTGTGTTCTGGCCTTTCCGGCCGTCACCTCCGTCGCACTGGCCGATCCGGTCGAACAGACCAAGGGCCGTTTTGAGGACAAGTTCCGTCAGTTGGAAGGCGAAGAATGGCCGACGCCCACCGACTACCGCAATGCTGCGGGTGAGCCGGGCTATCGCTACTGGCAGCAGAAGGTCGATTACCGCATCAAGGCCTCACTGAACGAGGCGACGCGCACCCTGACGGCGACGCAGACCGTCACCTACAAGAACAACTCGCCCGATACGCTGCGCTATCTGTGGCTGATGCTCGATCAGAACAATTACAAGCGCGACTCCATCGCGCAACTGGCCGACACCGTGTCGCCGTCGAAAGAGATTTCGGTGGGCGAAGTGCGCCGCGTCAAGCGCATGCAGGTGTGGGAAGGCGGCTTTAACGACCTCAAGGTCACCGCCGCCGACAGCAGCGCCCTGCCCTTCACGCTCAACGACACCCTGATGCGTATTGATCTGGCGCAGCCGCTGAAGTCGGGCGAAAGCCTGACCTTCACCGTGGCGTGGAGCGTGCCCCTGCCCGAGACCCGCGTGGTTGGCGGCCGTTCGGGCTATGAATGCTTCACCAAGCCGGGCGAAGACGGCAACTGCATCTTTCTGGGGGCGCAGTGGTTCCCGCGTCTGGCCGTCTATTCGGACTATGAAGGCTGGCACAACAAGGCCTTTATCGGCTCGGGCGAATTCACGCTGGAATTCGGCGACTATGAGGTCGAACTGACCGTCCCCGCCGATCACGTCGTCTCGGCCACCGGCGAGCTGCTCAACCCCGGCGAGGTCCTGACCGCCGCGCAGCAAAAGCGCTTCACGGAGGCGAAGACGGCCACGGCCCCGGTCTATGTCGTGACACCCGATGAGGCCGCAGCCGCCGAAAAAGGCAAGGCCACAGGCACCAAGACCTGGAAGTTCAAGGCCGACAATGTGCGTGACTTCGCCTTCGGGTCGTCGCGCAAATTCATCTGGGACGCCATGGGCGTAAAGAACGCCGATCCGGCGCACCCGACCGTCATGGCCATGTCCTTCTTCCCCAAGGAGGCGCGCCCGCTGTGGGATGCCTATTCGACCAAGTCGATCGCCCACACGCTGAACGTCTATGGCAAGTTTGCCTTCGCCTACCCCTACCCGACGGCGCAGTCGGTCAACGGGCCAGTCGGCGGCATGGAATACCCGATGATCACCTTTAACGGCCCGCGCCCGGTGAAGGACAAGAAGACGGGGGAGCTGACCTATACGGAACGCGCCAAATACGGCCTGATCGGCGTGGTTATCCACGAGATCGGCCATATCTGGTTCCCGATGACGGTTAATTCCGACGAGCGTCAGTGGACGTGGATGGACGAAGGCATCAACTCCTTCCTCCAGTTTCAGGCCGAAAAGGAATGGGACAAGGACTACCCCACCCGCCGCGGTGAGCCCAAGTCGATGGTCGAGTACATGCTGAGCGAAAATCAGGTGCCGATCATGACCAATTCGGAATCGATCCCGCAATTCGGCAACAACGCCTATGGCAAGCCGGCGGCGGCGTTGACCATCCTGCGCGAAACCGTGCTGGGGCGCGAAAAGTTCGATTTTGCCTTCAAGGAATATTCGCGCCGCTGGCAGTTCAAGCGCCCGACCCCTTACGACTTCTTCCGCACCATGGAAGAGGCATCGGGCACCGACCTCGACTGGTTCTGGCGCGGCTGGTTCTATTCGACCGACCACGTGGATATCGAGCTGGCCGATGTGAAGAAGGCTCGCCTCAATACGCGCGATCCGGTCGTCGAAAAGGCTTGGGAAAAGGTGCAGGACGACGCGCAGCCCGACTCGCTGACCGCCGCGCGCAATACCGGCAAGACGGTCGTTGAGACCGATCCGGCCACGGTTGATTACTACAATACCGATGACAAGTGGGAACCCACGGTCAAGGAGAAGAAGAAGTATGCCGACCTGCAAAAGGACATCGACCCGGACCTGAAAGAGGCGCTGGCGGTGAAGGACAACTTCTACAACTTCACCTTCCGTAACAAGGGCGGTCTGGTCATGCCGGTGATCCTCAAGATGGACTACACCGACGGCACCTCCGAAACCGTGCGTATCCCGGCCGAGGTCTGGCGCTATAATCCGGCGCAGGTCACGTGGCAGCACGCGACGCTGAAGACATTGAAACAGGCGGTCATCGACCCGCTGTGGGAAACGGCGGACGCCGATGTCTCCAACAACGCCTTCCCGCGCAAGATCGACGAACAGCGCTTTGAGGTCCGCGAAGGCGAAGACGCGCCCAACCGCATGAAGGACGACGATCTGGTCGTCACGCCGGACAGCCTGAAAACCCAGCCCAAAAAGGCGGACAAGAAGTAG
- a CDS encoding mechanosensitive ion channel family protein, translating into MTFDFREIPQRFSYFVSNVQTFWGDLTQHSEFLSNLLIAALILMVTLFLSQWLSNTVRKTAKRYAHSDADRTLPEFLSQVVWWLIMVVGLVVILNRLGVQTTSILTVLGAASLAIGLALQGTLSNVASGIMLLVQKPYRIGDTVTIGDVTGTVGRLGLFSTELTNGDSHKVYIPNAKIFSDRIINISHYGHRTLAILVTVDFATDLDKALSILKKVTGSHPGTLSTPEVWAGVENFTDNGVQLKVTAQVTVAQHGQVRADVLKSVKEEFGAAGIYIPYPHQVTMEKALAAATGEKAGA; encoded by the coding sequence ATGACGTTTGACTTTCGTGAAATTCCGCAGCGTTTCAGCTATTTCGTCAGCAATGTGCAAACCTTCTGGGGTGACCTGACGCAGCATTCGGAGTTTCTGTCCAACCTTCTGATCGCCGCCCTCATCCTGATGGTCACCCTGTTCCTGTCGCAGTGGCTGTCGAACACGGTACGCAAAACCGCCAAGCGCTACGCCCATTCCGACGCCGACCGCACCCTGCCGGAGTTCCTGTCGCAGGTGGTGTGGTGGCTGATCATGGTGGTCGGTCTGGTGGTCATCCTCAACCGGCTGGGCGTGCAGACGACCTCGATCCTGACCGTTCTGGGGGCGGCGTCTCTGGCCATCGGTCTGGCGTTGCAAGGGACACTGTCCAATGTCGCCTCAGGCATCATGCTGCTGGTGCAAAAGCCCTATCGCATCGGCGATACGGTGACGATTGGCGATGTGACTGGCACCGTCGGGCGGCTGGGCCTGTTTTCGACTGAACTGACCAATGGCGACAGCCATAAGGTCTATATCCCCAATGCCAAGATCTTTTCCGACCGCATCATCAATATCAGCCATTACGGCCACCGCACCCTGGCCATACTGGTGACGGTCGATTTCGCCACCGATCTCGATAAGGCGCTGTCCATCCTGAAAAAAGTGACGGGCTCGCACCCCGGCACCCTGTCCACACCAGAGGTCTGGGCCGGGGTTGAGAACTTTACCGACAACGGCGTGCAATTAAAGGTAACGGCGCAGGTGACGGTGGCTCAGCATGGTCAGGTGCGCGCCGACGTGCTGAAATCGGTCAAGGAAGAATTCGGTGCGGCGGGCATCTACATCCCCTATCCGCATCAGGTGACGATGGAAAAGGCGCTGGCGGCCGCCACAGGTGAGAAGGCTGGCGCTTAA